The window AACCAAAGAACcctcaatttattatttttaattagccCTTAAACCTGCAACTCTACTCACATTTATGGGTGGAAATGTTAGGCTGGGCTTGACTTGAGTTGAATATATAAGGCTTGAACTTGGCTCATTACTTTTTAAGGCTAGACTCAACTTACACAAAAGTCTAGCTTGACCCAAGAACTTGCTTAAAGacgtctttaattaattaattattttcaaacatagtgaaatactaactaaaaaaagaaacatataaaattttgtataagtaatgtacaaatccaaaaataattgataaacaaaatcatattgaattcaagtcgttaaagcacaaagtatatcaaaagaaaataaaaagagcataatattaaaaaatgtttgggGTAGAAATGATTTACACTAATAtaaccaaacaaacaaaaattattattagttaaattaacaatttttaatccaatttttgaatatataattatatttaatattttaaaaaaatatatatctacaATAATTTCATCTTAGTCTACTCAAGCCATATCTTATATActattgatcgaggccgtacccgaatcaaataaacattaaaaatgcattatctaggaagtgatcataggtcgtctcccaacgagcaatggtcaacgtTCATGacaaatagtaataaaacagtaacgaattggagggggttgtttgtttttgtaaattaaacaacaaacaaatttgaattagaaaataacagaattaaaacatgttttcccttgattcacaagcaagtctcttatcctaggttacgagaatttatccttaatcagttcaaccacttaatccaaccctaaattaagttactaagagaaaattaacataaggctgtcattatgtgattaaacaacacatacaccaattaatcatgaacgaaacttaTCATTAAgtatgaacgtaaattaagcacagagacaattaatcaaacactaagcatgcatggattaataacaacaaatacaaagtaattgatgaagagaaaaaatcgatcagtattcaatagtaataacaaaacctcgaATAGAGTTGtacttgatcctcaagagaaaacaatgttggAGACTTAGTCTTTCATTAATCAGTataaacgaaattgtagattgaagccgaaacaaaattgcagaaaacaaattttattctacgtgaacagtgtgcatgaacagtaataaaaactggaattctaaaatcctagaattattctcctctccgaaaaaaaaatctctaaactaaaaccttggtgctgttatataggtcctcaatcccaaagcttacaaatctattttaagtccaagcccataaatgaaataaaataaaatctcaacaagataagataagattagatgaaataaaaactggacgaaataaaatctaaatggaataaaatctggataaaataaaatttagatggaataaaatctggataagataagatttgataaaataaagttattattattattattattattattattattagttaaacaaGTCGGCTTGTCAAGCTTAACaagctttttttatagtttgagcttgacctttttatctaaaaaggttttttaaaaAGCTTAAACTTGACTTTTATAGTAAACAAGCCGAGCTGAGCCGACCTTACATAGGCCGAGCCACAGGTCCTCGACAAACTGCTCAACTCATTTCCACCCCTACTCGTAGGGCACAAATGTCATTTCCATTCTTTTTCAAAGGGGTGTAATAGTAACTTCAGtttttccaaataaaatataataacaagCAGTTTAATAACAAGCATCATATTTTATAGTAACTTCATTCGTTAACaagttatttacttttaaatatagttgttttttttttatcattagagGTGATCTATGTGTCATactaaattgtttaaaattaagcTCTAGTtgcttatgaataaaaaaaaaatctttccatttaacagaataattcaagagttgcttatattatatcattggagtaaaatatatttgagttgTTTAATTATGATGAGATTGTAGGGACTTATTGACCTaagataaataacttaaaataaattacttaagttatactcattaaaaatatacttaatatAGAAGTTAATAAAATTACCACACATGATTGAATGGGCAACTTAAAAAACACTTTAAACACAATCAGCAAATAAACTATTtactcaaattttattatattaattaatagcaTTATTTGTTAACTTTATGTGCACTTacaataataacattttattaattagcTTCCACAACCTACCCTTAATTAACTTCTTCCAATTCTTAGAGATGAATCAACACCTTTACTGTTGACACTTGCAAAGATCCTAGCAATCTCTAATTGTGTATTGGCAATAATTTCAGTTCTCTTGAGGTCCATTTCCCCTCTCTTGGCCTCAGCTTCAACTCTCATCCTCTCTATCTCCTTCATTGTGTCCATTCTTGCTTGTTCTGACCTTATCATAGCTTCAGCTAGCCATCTTAAACTTTCTGCTATCTCCACATATTCTTTCCTTCTTCGTCCTGTGTTGTGATcaattgttttcttcttcctcttgttGCTTCTTAACTCCTCCTTCTGGCTATAAAGTGCTGGCGTGCTGCTATCTGTGTCCAATGGATTCTTGCTAGATACTTGATCAGATGACTTAGTTCCTAACCCATCTTCCTGTTAATCATGAGTATATGTATCAATATAGTGTgtttatgtttaattaattagcatACACATGTGTGTCACGTTTTTATGGTTATTGGTTGATGTCAACTTCACTTGCATAGCATATATacaattgaaataattaagtaGCTTGGATTAGTCTAAACATTTAAAGCTTGCAAACTCCAGTTGTGTGCATTTGCGTGTGGGACTAAAATGGACAGCTTGAGTTAGCAAACAATTACTAAGAATTATTGGAGCATGACACTTTAATTCATCATGTATTTCATGAGTGTACATTTTTTAGCCATTAACTTTATTTGAAGACCGTAAATAACAAACTCTTACCCACAGGAGCCTGATGGTGGAAAATTAAGTAATTTGTATTAAATGTTAGGTTCAAATTTTATTGTCACTATTTTACtccaaaaggtaaaaaatacaGAGTCGTTAAATATAATACTTATTAGTAATATTATTACTTCTTCACGTGCTATATACACATTTGATTTTGATCAGTTATTATCATTACTATGACTTCTCAATGATAGTCTAGAACCTACATATATAGTGTAAGAAAAACAATACCATAACCAAACTTATGCagcaattatattaaatacagTGAGTATTAATCTGTCATaaacatgaaatttttttaggcATGCGCCAAAACGGAAATTACAGTGGAAAGATGAGAGagatagaaaagaaataaaaataaaaataaaaatagagaaaaaaaaagtctaataATGTGATagaaaggaagagaaatgagaagaaaattgagtgaaaattgtatgaaataaaaagtaaatgaatgcttataattttttctaacaACCACATATATACCAgatggaaaaataatatttatattttaaaaacatttataaattattttattttttattctaatttagaaagaaatgataatatatgCAGGAGTGAGCATTAAAATATGTGTTTTTGcgcctttcaaaaaaatgtgtttttgccattttctaatattatatatataagtcattgtatagtattaaattttaaaacttaaatatattcttaatatttaaaaaatttgttttatgtcTTTAAAACGTGTGTATtgatttgtgtttctttttttaaaaaaactaaccaTTTGTTTTCCTTACAGATAgcataaacttttttaaaactaactccTCTTTACTATGTTTATCATCATCATGTGATTCaggtaaatatttgaatttttgttaaaatagaaaaagtgaAGCCGGTTGGTCAACGAACTCGACAATTCAGGGTGTTTGAAGATGATTTTTCAAAGAATGAAATTAGCGATTTTGGTTGGGCCAGTGTTAAAAAGGAAGTAACCTTGTAACACAtatataacaacaaaaaaagtataGGAGATAGTTTCCAATGAGAAAAGTGGATTCATATATTAATCCAGTGATACCCACTAATAAAAACATACCAAAAACTAGATTAcacagaaattaaataaaaatttatataacaaagattaaataaaaatatttgacccATCAtcacttaataaaattattatgaaaatgataaatactAAAAGTACTTAATTAGAAAAAACATACAAgagacataaataataaaattaaaggatTTATAAGTGATACGAACAattcaccaaaaataaaagtgatacTTAAACCAAAATCCgagttttcttttaaatttccgTATAATTGAAATCCTACTTTAGCAACTAGCATGTATTTCTCCAATAATGTTTATTatacatcttttattttttttcactattctagcgacttatatttttattataattaaacggGATcggagataaatttattatttacataataaaattatacaataatttatactgCACATATTTTTATCATGCCACTTATATTGTCATTCTGTTTTTctatatttctctcttttatttttttataaattatgagaaaataaatatcattatagaatatattttatattattatcaatttctaaaaattttatatatgttaagttTATTTATGGTTAACAAaactacttttaaaaatatgtctaccataattttgtattaactgatattaaaattacactgttaacacataaaattaaactaatcaaTTATTATGTTACGCATATTTTAAACATAAGTATAATTTCTCTAAACGGAGGGAAAAAAAAGAtgtcaaaaattaaatatcattagtatttttcttgaaaggaaaaaaaaaacgtcaTATTCATGCCACAACATCACTCCGTCATAAATCAATCCTAATTCAACCAGAAACCTCtctaaacaataaataaagtctttttcataaattaaggGAGAAGAAATCATAACAGTTGATTTGATGAGCaaagagaaatagaaattaaaaaataaaaataagcccaaaaacaaaagaagaaaaataataataattgtgcAGTGAATTTACCTTAGCAAGCTTCTCATCAACCCCATTGGATCCATGCGAGTTTTGTGCATTAGCAAGTGGCCCTGAAGGAGCCAGCGGTTGCGACGGCTCCACCGGCGACAGAGGCGGCATGGGCGCAGCCACCATCAGCGGCCCCGGCGGCGACGAGAAGACGGGCCCAGTTCCCCTAAGAAGAAGATCAAGCCGTGAATAAAGAGGCCaagatgatgatgcatgatCTGCTGTTGCTGATTCTGATCTGTACCTCTTCTTCATGGACTCCACCTTGTTCTTACACTGCGTTGAAGTCTTTGGTGACTTGGTGCAG of the Glycine max cultivar Williams 82 chromosome 13, Glycine_max_v4.0, whole genome shotgun sequence genome contains:
- the LOC100784245 gene encoding trihelix transcription factor ASIL1 translates to MGVDDEQEMEEEEEEEREEEKKKHKQAPPSLFPISVRKGFSGERVKRDEWSEGAVSTLLEAYEAKWVLRNRAKLKGHDWEDVARHVSSRANCTKSPKTSTQCKNKVESMKKRYRSESATADHASSSWPLYSRLDLLLRGTGPVFSSPPGPLMVAAPMPPLSPVEPSQPLAPSGPLANAQNSHGSNGVDEKLAKEDGLGTKSSDQVSSKNPLDTDSSTPALYSQKEELRSNKRKKKTIDHNTGRRRKEYVEIAESLRWLAEAMIRSEQARMDTMKEIERMRVEAEAKRGEMDLKRTEIIANTQLEIARIFASVNSKGVDSSLRIGRS